The Canis lupus familiaris isolate Mischka breed German Shepherd chromosome X, alternate assembly UU_Cfam_GSD_1.0, whole genome shotgun sequence genome has a segment encoding these proteins:
- the LUZP4 gene encoding leucine zipper protein 4 isoform X3, producing MASVSSSTPSGKVLKESNNGGKMTFLDMSLDDIIILKNIESPKTEPKKNGTQNRKKRSVISRRRSNGHRQYHQRGFSRFRKNTEEENPDKNPYQESFGFKSGQSTLNKQPVKEQEKLSDNSKSQTETSGSQSEGNQHQSEESQGQSSESRHHSKSSHGQSESSSSQLESSCGQSESSRGQSERSRGQSESSHGQSERSQGQSERSRSRSERSQSQSESSSSRSERYCGQLERPRNQPEEFHGQSERSRGQPERSRGHPERFRAPTKRSCDPTKRSHGQLERAHGRSEKSHAQTERSHGYKERSHSQLERSYGHSETSHSLLDRSRGRTERSPTLLERSRGLTERSHRRLERSRGYRERSHGQLERSHGHRERPHSPLERSHGYTERSPSRLERSLGRFERSPSWLERSHGYTERSPSRLERSHSYTERSHGHTERSHSQLERSRGYTERSLSQLERSHGYTERFYGHSDRSHNNSERFNDYSKRSPFLSGRSHVSSERLHVSSERFHVPSERLHVLSGRSHVPLERSHVSSERSHLLSGRSHGQSGRYRRHSPVERFKRSPKIESEYDRCHQKMTTASVKMI from the exons ATGACATTATAATCCTCAAAAATATAGAAAGCCCAAAAACTGAACCAAAAAAGAATGGAACACAGAACCGTAAAAAAAGGAGTGTGATTTCAAGACGCCGATCAAATGGTCATAGGCAGTACCATCAGAGAG GATTCTCAAGATTCAGAAAGAACACTGAGGAAGAAAATCCTGATAAAAACCCATACCAAGAATCTTTTGGATTCAAGTCTGGACAAAGCACTTTAAACAAGCAGCCTGTAAAAGAGCAG GAGAAGTTAAGTGACAATTCTAAGTCCCAAACAGAGACGAGTGGAAGCCAGTCAGAGGGGAACCAGCATCAATCAGAAGAATCTCAAGGCCAATCATCAGAAAGTCGACACCATTCAAAGAGTTCTCATGGCCAGTCTGAGAGTTCTAGTAGCCAGTTGGAGAGTTCTTGTGGCCAGTCGGAGAGTTCTCGTGGTCAGTCAGAAAGATCTCGTGGCCAGTCAGAGAGTTCTCATGGCCAGTCTGAGAGATCTCAAGGCCAATCTGAGAGATCTCGAAGCCGGTCTGAGAGATCTCAAAGCCAGTCTGAGAGTTCTAGTAGCCGATCTGAGAGATATTGTGGTCAACTTGAGAGACCTCGTAATCAACCTGAGGAATTTCATGGCCAATCTGAGAGATCTCGTGGCCAACCAGAAAGATCTCGTGGCCATCCAGAGAGATTTCGTGCCCCAACAAAAAGATCTTGTGACCCAACAAAAAGATCTCATGGTCAATTAGAGAGAGCTCATGGCCGGTCAGAGAAATCTCATGCCCAAACAGAAAGATCCCATGGCTACAAAGAAAGATCCCATAGCCAATTAGAGAGATCTTATGGCCACTCAGAGACATCTCATAGCCTATTAGACAGATCTCGTGGCCGCACAGAAAGATCTCCTACCCTATTAGAGAGATCTCGTGGCCTCACTGAGAGATCTCATAGACGATTAGAGAGATCTCGTGGCTACAGAGAAAGATCTCATGGCCAATTAGAGAGATCTCATGGCCACAGAGAGAGACCTCATAGCCCATTAGAGAGATCTCATGGTTACACTGAGAGATCTCCTAGCCGATTAGAGAGATCTCTTGGCCGCTTTGAGAGATCTCCTAGCTGGTTAGAGAGATCTCATGGTTACACTGAGAGATCTCCTAGCCGATTAGAGAGATCTCATAGTTACACTGAGAGATCTCATGGCCACACAGAGAGATCTCATAGCCAACTAGAGAGATCTCGTGGTTACACTGAGAGGTCTCTTAGCCAATTAGAGAGATCTCATGGTTACACTGAGAGGTTTTATGGTCACTCAGACAGATCTCATAACAACTCAGAGAGATTTAATGACTATTCAAAGAGATCTCCTTTCCTATCAGGGAGATCTCATGTCTCATCAGAGAGATTGCATGTCTCATCAGAGAGATTTCATGTCCCATCAGAAAGATTGCATGTTCTATCAGGGAGATCTCATGTTCCATTAGAGAGATCTCATGTCTCATCAGAGAGATCTCATCTCCTATCAGGGAGATCTCATGGCCAATCAGGGAGATATCGAAGACATTCACCAGTAGAAAGATTCAAAAGATCACCCAAAATTGAGTCTGAATATGACAg
- the LUZP4 gene encoding leucine zipper protein 4 isoform X2, translated as MCFSNTDDIIILKNIESPKTEPKKNGTQNRKKRSVISRRRSNGHRQYHQRGFSRFRKNTEEENPDKNPYQESFGFKSGQSTLNKQPVKEQEKLSDNSKSQTETSGSQSEGNQHQSEESQGQSSESRHHSKSSHGQSESSSSQLESSCGQSESSRGQSERSRGQSESSHGQSERSQGQSERSRSRSERSQSQSESSSSRSERYCGQLERPRNQPEEFHGQSERSRGQPERSRGHPERFRAPTKRSCDPTKRSHGQLERAHGRSEKSHAQTERSHGYKERSHSQLERSYGHSETSHSLLDRSRGRTERSPTLLERSRGLTERSHRRLERSRGYRERSHGQLERSHGHRERPHSPLERSHGYTERSPSRLERSLGRFERSPSWLERSHGYTERSPSRLERSHSYTERSHGHTERSHSQLERSRGYTERSLSQLERSHGYTERFYGHSDRSHNNSERFNDYSKRSPFLSGRSHVSSERLHVSSERFHVPSERLHVLSGRSHVPLERSHVSSERSHLLSGRSHGQSGRYRRHSPVERFKRSPKIESEYDRYLIMKRRDEYFQKQMQQRHDQMNKNRRMSPEDDHSFRENDLRRERMRFHSMKDSLR; from the exons atgtgtttttctaaTACAGATGACATTATAATCCTCAAAAATATAGAAAGCCCAAAAACTGAACCAAAAAAGAATGGAACACAGAACCGTAAAAAAAGGAGTGTGATTTCAAGACGCCGATCAAATGGTCATAGGCAGTACCATCAGAGAG GATTCTCAAGATTCAGAAAGAACACTGAGGAAGAAAATCCTGATAAAAACCCATACCAAGAATCTTTTGGATTCAAGTCTGGACAAAGCACTTTAAACAAGCAGCCTGTAAAAGAGCAG GAGAAGTTAAGTGACAATTCTAAGTCCCAAACAGAGACGAGTGGAAGCCAGTCAGAGGGGAACCAGCATCAATCAGAAGAATCTCAAGGCCAATCATCAGAAAGTCGACACCATTCAAAGAGTTCTCATGGCCAGTCTGAGAGTTCTAGTAGCCAGTTGGAGAGTTCTTGTGGCCAGTCGGAGAGTTCTCGTGGTCAGTCAGAAAGATCTCGTGGCCAGTCAGAGAGTTCTCATGGCCAGTCTGAGAGATCTCAAGGCCAATCTGAGAGATCTCGAAGCCGGTCTGAGAGATCTCAAAGCCAGTCTGAGAGTTCTAGTAGCCGATCTGAGAGATATTGTGGTCAACTTGAGAGACCTCGTAATCAACCTGAGGAATTTCATGGCCAATCTGAGAGATCTCGTGGCCAACCAGAAAGATCTCGTGGCCATCCAGAGAGATTTCGTGCCCCAACAAAAAGATCTTGTGACCCAACAAAAAGATCTCATGGTCAATTAGAGAGAGCTCATGGCCGGTCAGAGAAATCTCATGCCCAAACAGAAAGATCCCATGGCTACAAAGAAAGATCCCATAGCCAATTAGAGAGATCTTATGGCCACTCAGAGACATCTCATAGCCTATTAGACAGATCTCGTGGCCGCACAGAAAGATCTCCTACCCTATTAGAGAGATCTCGTGGCCTCACTGAGAGATCTCATAGACGATTAGAGAGATCTCGTGGCTACAGAGAAAGATCTCATGGCCAATTAGAGAGATCTCATGGCCACAGAGAGAGACCTCATAGCCCATTAGAGAGATCTCATGGTTACACTGAGAGATCTCCTAGCCGATTAGAGAGATCTCTTGGCCGCTTTGAGAGATCTCCTAGCTGGTTAGAGAGATCTCATGGTTACACTGAGAGATCTCCTAGCCGATTAGAGAGATCTCATAGTTACACTGAGAGATCTCATGGCCACACAGAGAGATCTCATAGCCAACTAGAGAGATCTCGTGGTTACACTGAGAGGTCTCTTAGCCAATTAGAGAGATCTCATGGTTACACTGAGAGGTTTTATGGTCACTCAGACAGATCTCATAACAACTCAGAGAGATTTAATGACTATTCAAAGAGATCTCCTTTCCTATCAGGGAGATCTCATGTCTCATCAGAGAGATTGCATGTCTCATCAGAGAGATTTCATGTCCCATCAGAAAGATTGCATGTTCTATCAGGGAGATCTCATGTTCCATTAGAGAGATCTCATGTCTCATCAGAGAGATCTCATCTCCTATCAGGGAGATCTCATGGCCAATCAGGGAGATATCGAAGACATTCACCAGTAGAAAGATTCAAAAGATCACCCAAAATTGAGTCTGAATATGACAg